A single region of the Chryseobacterium culicis genome encodes:
- a CDS encoding methyltransferase domain-containing protein: protein MPWNPELYDQYKDVRYKPFYDLAALIKPENNIKAIDLGCGTGEQTSILTEKLAGSTFLGIDSSAEMLEKSKKFENDNLHFKLQTIEETAQSDQKWDLVFSNAALQWADDHETLFPKIIGLLSQNGQLAIQMPVQKENVLNQILTEMADEEPYASQLNHFNRDSPVLSMDDYAQILFDNGIQDIEIFQKVYPIIADDHEALYEFISGTALLPYLERLEKEQKENFISEFKSRIAQRFTKYPAIYAFKRILMYGRKK, encoded by the coding sequence ATGCCTTGGAATCCCGAATTATATGATCAATACAAAGATGTTCGTTACAAACCCTTTTATGATTTAGCAGCATTAATCAAGCCTGAAAACAATATAAAAGCGATTGACCTAGGCTGTGGTACCGGAGAGCAAACCTCTATTCTGACAGAAAAACTGGCAGGCTCTACATTTTTAGGAATTGATTCATCTGCAGAAATGCTTGAGAAATCGAAAAAATTTGAAAATGACAACCTGCACTTTAAGCTGCAGACCATTGAAGAAACAGCGCAGTCTGACCAAAAATGGGATCTTGTCTTCAGTAATGCCGCTTTACAGTGGGCAGATGATCACGAAACGTTATTTCCTAAAATCATTGGATTACTTTCACAGAATGGGCAGTTAGCTATTCAGATGCCTGTTCAGAAAGAAAATGTCCTGAATCAGATTCTTACGGAAATGGCAGACGAAGAACCTTATGCCTCACAACTCAATCATTTCAACCGTGATTCACCTGTACTTTCAATGGATGATTATGCCCAAATTTTGTTTGACAACGGAATTCAGGATATTGAAATATTCCAGAAAGTTTATCCGATTATTGCAGATGACCATGAAGCACTCTATGAATTTATTTCAGGAACCGCTCTGCTCCCTTATCTTGAGCGTTTGGAAAAAGAGCAAAAAGAAAATTTCATTTCCGAATTTAAATCACGCATCGCTCAAAGATTTACAAAATATCCGGCAATCTATGCATTTAAGCGTATTTTGATGTATGGCCGAAAAAAATAA
- a CDS encoding NAD(P)-dependent oxidoreductase — protein MKTYKIAVIGGTGKSGKYLVQNLLEKGYSLKLLVRNPENVTFQNPFIEVVKGDARDEASVHRLLEGTDLVISTLGQPKGEKSIFSDAAKNIIRAMNHFGMKRYMVTTGLSVNTPFDHKNESIKIATEWMYQNYPETTEDKQKEYESLVESTLNWTLIRLPLIHLTEERFTTETSFTDCKGESISAADLAEFLVSQIDDAEYIQKSPFLYNLK, from the coding sequence ATGAAAACCTATAAAATTGCCGTAATCGGCGGAACAGGAAAATCCGGAAAATATCTGGTGCAAAACCTCCTTGAGAAAGGGTATTCTCTTAAACTTTTAGTAAGAAACCCTGAAAACGTTACCTTTCAAAATCCATTCATTGAAGTTGTAAAAGGAGATGCGAGAGATGAAGCATCGGTTCATAGATTGCTTGAAGGAACCGATCTTGTAATAAGCACTTTAGGACAGCCAAAAGGAGAGAAGTCTATATTCAGTGATGCTGCAAAAAATATCATCAGAGCGATGAACCATTTTGGAATGAAGCGCTATATGGTAACTACCGGATTAAGTGTAAATACACCTTTTGATCATAAAAATGAAAGCATTAAAATAGCTACTGAATGGATGTATCAGAATTATCCTGAAACAACGGAAGACAAACAAAAAGAGTATGAATCTCTTGTGGAAAGTACACTGAACTGGACTTTGATAAGACTGCCACTGATTCATCTTACCGAAGAAAGGTTTACCACTGAAACAAGTTTTACAGATTGCAAAGGTGAAAGTATCAGTGCTGCGGATCTTGCGGAATTTCTGGTTTCTCAGATTGATGATGCTGAATACATACAAAAGAGTCCGTTTTTGTATAATCTGAAATGA